Proteins from one Panthera leo isolate Ple1 chromosome D1, P.leo_Ple1_pat1.1, whole genome shotgun sequence genomic window:
- the LOC122200356 gene encoding olfactory receptor 56A3, which yields MTAHQNDTISSEVSDFLLNCFVRSHTWQLSFSLPLSLLFFLAMGANGVLLITIWLEASLHEPMYYLLSILSLLDIVLCLTVIPKVLAIFWFELKSISFYSCFLQMYIMNCFLAMESCTFMVMAYDRYVAICHPLRYPSIITDQFVAKAAIFILARNVISTVPIPILSSRLHYCGRKVIENCICANMSVSRLSCNDVTINRLYQFAGGWTLLGSDLIFIFLSYTLILRAVLRLKAEGAVAKALSTCGSHFILILFFSTILLVFVLTHVVKKKVSPDVPVLLNVLHHVIPAALNPIVYGVRTQEIKQGIQRLLKKGW from the coding sequence atgacaGCACACCAAAATGACACCATCTCCTCTGAGGTTTCAGATTTCCTCCTGAATTGTTTTGTCAGGTCCCACACCTGGcaactttctttttccctccccctaagccttctcttcttcctggccATGGGGGCCAATGGTGTTCTCCTGATCACTATATGGCTGGAAGCCTCTCTGCATGAGCCCATGTACTATCTACTCAGCATCCTCTCCCTATTGGACATTGTGCTCTGCCTCACTGTCATTCCCAAGGTCCTGGCCATCTTTTGGTTTGAACTCAAGTCCATCAGCTTCTATTCCTGCTTCCTCCAGATGTACATTATGAACTGTTTCCTTGCCATGGAGTCCTGCACATTCATGGTCATGGCCTATGACCGTTATGTGGCCATCTGCCATCCACTGAGGTACCCATCCATCATCACTGACCAATTTGTAGCCAAggctgccatttttattttggccaGGAATGTTATTTCTACAGTGCCTATTCCCATTCTCTCATCCAGACTCCATTATTGTGGGAGAAAAGTCATTGAAAACTGCATCTGTGCCAATATGTCTGTCTCCAGGCTCTCCTGTAATGATGTCACCATCAATCGCCTCTACCAGTTTGCTGGAGGCTGGACACTGCTAGGATCTGACCTCATCTTCATCTTCCTCTCCTACACCCTCATACTGCGAGCTGTGCTGAGACTCAAGGCAGAGGGTGCTGTGGCCAAGGCCCTGAGCACATGTGGCTCCCACTTCATCCTTATCCTCTTCTTCAGCACCATCCTTCTGGTCTTCGTGCTCACTCATGTGGTGAAGAAGAAGGTCTCCCCTGATGTTCCAGTCTTGCTCAACGTCCTCCACCATGTCATCCCCGCAGCCCTCAACCCCATAGTTTATGGAGTGCGGACCCAGGAGATCAAGCAAGGAATCCAGAGATTATTAAAGAAAGGGTGGTAA